A single Pagrus major chromosome 19, Pma_NU_1.0 DNA region contains:
- the ppp1r17 gene encoding protein phosphatase 1 regulatory subunit 17, translated as MTTGCVRSTLEPEHRLMIQESMQYQEVPENLMDGKSKMKDNKEEDAQCSENQGEDQQKKPRRKDTPILNSPPHIPGVRPLKAEKQVIHLEDEEKDMKD; from the exons ATGACAACTGGCTGTGTGAGGTCGACCCTGGAGCCTGAACATCGACTGATGATACAGGAGAGCATGCAAT ACCAGGAAGTGCCTGAGAACCTCATGGATGGGAAATCAAAGATGAAGGATAATAAAGAGGAGGATGCTCAATGCTCAGAGAATCAAGGGGAAGACCAGCAGAAGAAACCTCGCAGAAAAGACACACCCATCCTCAACTCTCCTCCACACATACCAG gAGTAAGACCACTAAAGGCAGAGAAGCAGGTGATCCACTTAGAAGATGAGGAAAAGGATATGAAAGATTGA